CGTCGGCGACGGTCTTGAGCTCCATGACGATGTCGCGGAACTCGCCGGGCTCGCCGAGCAGCGCGAAGCCGGGGGCCTTGCGGCGGGCCGAGGCCAGCGCCGCGTTGCCGAGGCCGCCGCGGCCGCCCTGGCCGGCGATGAAGGTGGTGCCCTGGCCGACGAGGTCGGCGAGGACGTTGCCCTGCTTGTCCAGGACGACGGTGCCGTCCGGCACGGGCAGGATCAGGTCCTGGCCGTCCTTGCCGGAGCGGTTGTCACCGGCACCGGGCGCGCCGTTGCCGGCCTTGCGGTGCGGGCTGTGGTGGTAGTCGAGGAGCGTGGTGACCGACTGGTCGACGACCAGGATCACATCGCCGCCACGGCCGCCGTTGCCGCCGTCCGGGCCGCCCAGCGGCTTGAACTTCTCACGGTGAACGGAGGCGCAGCCATGGCCTCCGTTACCCGCGGCGACATGCAGCTCGACGCGGTCCACGAAGGTGGTCATTGCGGTGCCTCCAGATGAATACGGGGATGTCTCTGTTACTAAACACGTCGAGGGCGGGCCAGCTTCCCCGTCACCGGAAAAAGCAGGCCCGCCCTCGGAAAGGTGTTATGTCGTGCCGAAAAGCTGATTACTCAGCGATCGGGACGATGTTCACGACCTTGCGACCACGGTGGGTGCCGAACTGCACCGCACCGGCGGCCAGCGCGAACAGGGTGTCGTCGCCACCGCGACCGACGCCCGTGCCCGGGTGGAAGTGGGTGCCGCGCTGGCGGACCAGGATCTCACCGGCGTTGACGGCCTGGCCGCCGAAGCGCTTGACGCCGAGCCGCTGAGCGTTGGAGTCGCGACCGTTCCGAGTGGACGATGCGCCCTTCTTGTGTGCCATGTCTCAGTCCCTTACTTCGCAGCCGTGGGGATGCCGGTGACCTTGATCGCCGTGTACTGCTGGCGGTGACCAATGCGCTTGCGGTAGCCGGTCTTGTTCTTGTACTTCAGGATGTCGATCTTGGCACCCTTGTGGTGGTCCACGATCTCGGCCTGGACCTTGATCCCGGCCAGCACCCACGGGTCGCTGGTGACGGACTCGCCGTCGACCACGAGCAGCGTGGAGAGCTCGACAGAGTCGCCCACCTTGCCGTCGGAAATCTTGTCAACCTCGACGATGTCGCCGACAGCAACCTTGTGCTGGCGACCACCGCTACGCACAACTGCGTACACGCGGATCTCACTCTCTCGCTGGTAATCGGGACCTCTGATGCCAGCCGCTCACGCGGGCGTAAAGCCCGCGCATATCCGAATGGACGAGCGGCCTCTCCCGGAATTCACCGGAAGGGATGTGCTCAGGGGTTGGCGTACAGACGCCGAAGGACAAGGTTACGGGGCCCTGTCCAGGGGGTCAAACCGGGGCCCGGGCCCCGTAAAGGGGCCCGGACCACGGATCACTCAGTCCTCGGCGGAGGAGACGGCGGCTGCCGTCTTCTTCGCCGCCCGCTTCGCGGGGGCCTTCTTGGCCGTCGCCGTCTTCGTGGCGGCGGCCTTCGTGGCCTTCTTGGCAGTCGTCTTCTTGGCGGTCGTCGTCTTCTTGGCCGCCGTCGCCTTCTTCGCGGCGGTGGCCTTCTTCGCCGGTGCCTTCTTGGCGGCCGTCTTACGGGCCGTCTTCTTGGCGGGCGCCGCCGCCTCGGCCTCTTCAGCAGACGCGGCTGCCTCAATCGGCTCAATCGGCTCGACCGGCTCGGCCTGCTCGACCGGGGCCGCGGGCTCCTCGGCCCGGACGGGCTCCGGCTCCGGCTCGGCCACGGCCTTCGCGGGCGTCTCCACGACCATCACGGCCGCTTCCTCGGCCGCCTTGGGCGAACCCGCCGGGGACGTCGCCTTGCGGACCGCACGACGGCGCGTACGGACGGGAGCAGCCGGGGCGGCCTCCGTCACGGCCTCCGCCGGGACCTCGGCCTTAGCCTCCGGGGCCGGCTCCACGACCGGCTCCGCGACGGGCTCCACGATCGCCTCGGGGGCCGCGACCGGCGCGACCGGCTCCACGACGATCTCGGGCTCCGGCTGCTCGGCCGCCTTCGGCGAACCCGCCGGAGCGGACGCCTTGCGGACCGCACGACGGCGCGTACGACCACCGCGCGAAGCCGCGGCCTTCGCCTCGGTCGGGCTGCCGAACCACTCCTCGTCACCACCGACCGCCGGCTGGAGTTCCGCCTCGGTCACCGCGACGGGCTCCAGCTCGGGCAGCTCGGCCTCCACCTCGGCCGGGGCGGACGGGGCCGGCTCGGCCGGCTCCTCCACCGCGTACTCGTGGACGTGGTCGTGCTCGGGCTGACCGGCACCGGCCTTGCCCTTCTTCTTGCCGCGCTTGCCACCGCCGCCGCCACCGACGGACGTCGGCTGGTCCATGTGAACGATCACACCGCGGCCGTTGCAGTGCACACACGGCTCGGAGAAGGACTCCAGCAGGCCCTGGCCGACCCGCTTACGGGTCATCTGGACCAGACCCAGCGAGGTCACCTCGGCGACCTGGTGCTTCGTACGGTCCCGGCCCAGGCACTCCAGCAGACGCCGCAGCACCAGGTCCCGGTTGGCCTCCAGCACCATGTCGATGAAGTCGATCACCACGATGCCACCGAGGTCGCGCAGCCGCAGCTGACGCACGATCTCCTCGGCCGCCTCGAGGTTGTTCTTGGTGACCGTCTCCTCCAGGTTGCCGCCCTGGCCGGTGAACTTGCCGGTGTTGACGTCGACGACGACCATCGCCTCGGTCCGGTCGATCACCAGCGAGCCACCGCTCGGCAGCCAGACCTTGCGGTCCAGCGCCTTCATCAGCTGCTCGTCGATCCGGTACGTGGCGAAGACGTCGACGTCCGACGTCCACTTCTGCAGCCGGTCGGTAAGGTCCGGGGCGACGTGCGCGACATAGCCGTGAATGGTCTCCCAGGCACCGTCACCACTGACGATGACCTTCGAGAAGTCCTCGTTGAAGATGTCGCGCACGACCCGGACGGTCATGTCCGGCTCGCCGTAGAGCAGCGTCGGGGCGTTGCCGCTCTTCGCCTTCTTCTGGATCTCTTCCCACTGCGCCTGCAGCCGCTGCACGTCACGGGCCAGCTCGTCCTCGCTCGCACCCTCCGCGGCGGTACGGACGATCACGCCCGCGTCCTCGGGGACGACCTTCTTGAGGATCTGCTTCAGCCGCGCGCGCTCGGTGTCGGGCAGCTTCCGGCTGATGCCGGTCATCGAGCCCTCGGGCACGTAGACCAGGTAGCGGCCGGGGAGCGAGACCTGGCTGGTCAGGCGGGCACCCTTGTGACCGATCGGGTCCTTGGTGACCTGGACCAGCACGGACTGGCCGGACTTCAGCGCGGACTCGATGCGGCGCGGGCCGTTGCCCATGCCGAGCGCCTCGAAGTTGACCTCACCGGCGTACAGGACGGCGTTGCGGCCCTTGCCGATGTCGACGAACGCGGCCTCCATCGACGGCAGCACGTTCTGGACCTTGCCCAGGTAGACGTTGCCGACGTAGCTGGTGGCCTGCTCCTTGTTCACGTAGTGCTCGACGAGGACGTTGTCCTCCAGCACGCCGATCTGGGTGCGCTCACCGCTCTG
The window above is part of the Streptomyces syringium genome. Proteins encoded here:
- the rpmA gene encoding 50S ribosomal protein L27 produces the protein MAHKKGASSTRNGRDSNAQRLGVKRFGGQAVNAGEILVRQRGTHFHPGTGVGRGGDDTLFALAAGAVQFGTHRGRKVVNIVPIAE
- the rplU gene encoding 50S ribosomal protein L21 yields the protein MYAVVRSGGRQHKVAVGDIVEVDKISDGKVGDSVELSTLLVVDGESVTSDPWVLAGIKVQAEIVDHHKGAKIDILKYKNKTGYRKRIGHRQQYTAIKVTGIPTAAK
- a CDS encoding Rne/Rng family ribonuclease, with translation MLESIEPTEPENAPSAPGNNSDASPSDTLPPRRRRRAASRPAGPPVAETAAAQPAVTAAAPEAAPAEAAPVAETPAATEAAPPARPRRRATRKATAPAGSPRTAAAAETAAPEAAPAAAVTEAPAEAAPVAEPVAEVSDSKPARTRRRAVRKATAPAGAPQTAETPAEPVVLAEVPVPLAMDAAAESAALAEEAPAEEAPATKPARTRRRATRKAGSAAAPEAQPAEAVAPVVTEEEAEEAEETEEAAVEAAAPEAPAKPARAARGRRRVAPGDAEAATQALEAAKAESRRAAEAAEPAAEQAEPAATGGRRRRAAAADVEPEAAPARGRRRAVRPPTAVFQAPVFAEPMFQTPETAAAAAAASVPAEEQPEEEPAEVERPAADRGRRRRRRRGEAAEAEPVVAEERAAVVEPAEDVQEAPEAHDVEAGEDAEDVAQDDEESGDRPSRRRRRGGRRRRRGESAEGEGGEEETERRAEADQEPESEQEAESAEAEAEDEDAYGSSSSRRRRRRRRRSGDAAEAEVTGDDPERTVVKVREPRESRKREEREPGTGFDEVQSIKGSTRMEAKKQRRREGREQGRRRVPIITEAEFLARREAVERVMVVRQSGERTQIGVLEDNVLVEHYVNKEQATSYVGNVYLGKVQNVLPSMEAAFVDIGKGRNAVLYAGEVNFEALGMGNGPRRIESALKSGQSVLVQVTKDPIGHKGARLTSQVSLPGRYLVYVPEGSMTGISRKLPDTERARLKQILKKVVPEDAGVIVRTAAEGASEDELARDVQRLQAQWEEIQKKAKSGNAPTLLYGEPDMTVRVVRDIFNEDFSKVIVSGDGAWETIHGYVAHVAPDLTDRLQKWTSDVDVFATYRIDEQLMKALDRKVWLPSGGSLVIDRTEAMVVVDVNTGKFTGQGGNLEETVTKNNLEAAEEIVRQLRLRDLGGIVVIDFIDMVLEANRDLVLRRLLECLGRDRTKHQVAEVTSLGLVQMTRKRVGQGLLESFSEPCVHCNGRGVIVHMDQPTSVGGGGGGKRGKKKGKAGAGQPEHDHVHEYAVEEPAEPAPSAPAEVEAELPELEPVAVTEAELQPAVGGDEEWFGSPTEAKAAASRGGRTRRRAVRKASAPAGSPKAAEQPEPEIVVEPVAPVAAPEAIVEPVAEPVVEPAPEAKAEVPAEAVTEAAPAAPVRTRRRAVRKATSPAGSPKAAEEAAVMVVETPAKAVAEPEPEPVRAEEPAAPVEQAEPVEPIEPIEAAASAEEAEAAAPAKKTARKTAAKKAPAKKATAAKKATAAKKTTTAKKTTAKKATKAAATKTATAKKAPAKRAAKKTAAAVSSAED